In the genome of Christensenella timonensis, one region contains:
- a CDS encoding ParB/RepB/Spo0J family partition protein — MSKNGGKVKIDSDSWFPSTLPETSEKREIVELPIDDFYPFKGHPFKIRDDPEMLELIDSVERIGIQTPILARPREGKTGVETIAGHRRLQAAIMAGLETAPAIVTSMDDDTATIIMVDTNLGQRAHLLFSEKAFAYRMKFDALKRKVGRLPKNVSQNGTHLMRTTDIMAEQSGDSRNQIERYIRLTYLIEPLLDKVDYKELLFTPAVDISYLKNEEQIWVGCALEKYGGLTTKQSSLIKQMSKEGTLTESAIEAIMRTEQPLDMKVTLRGQTLQKYFPKDYTPKQMQEVIIKLLEGWKKEHQRDDIKLVR; from the coding sequence ATGAGCAAGAACGGCGGGAAAGTAAAGATCGATTCGGACAGTTGGTTTCCTTCAACGCTGCCGGAAACAAGCGAAAAAAGGGAAATCGTAGAGTTGCCAATCGATGATTTTTACCCGTTCAAAGGACATCCGTTTAAAATACGGGACGATCCCGAAATGTTGGAACTTATCGACAGCGTTGAAAGAATCGGGATACAAACACCAATATTGGCAAGACCACGCGAGGGCAAAACGGGTGTAGAGACCATCGCGGGGCATAGGCGGCTGCAAGCGGCAATCATGGCAGGACTGGAAACGGCTCCTGCCATTGTTACGTCTATGGACGACGATACCGCTACAATCATCATGGTGGACACCAATTTAGGGCAGCGTGCGCATCTGTTATTCAGTGAGAAAGCTTTTGCTTACAGGATGAAATTTGATGCTTTAAAAAGAAAAGTTGGGCGATTACCAAAAAATGTGTCCCAAAATGGGACACATTTAATGAGGACCACTGATATTATGGCGGAACAATCAGGGGATAGCAGAAATCAAATTGAAAGATACATCCGTCTCACGTACCTAATAGAGCCGCTTTTGGATAAGGTGGATTATAAAGAGCTTCTTTTTACGCCTGCGGTAGACATATCGTATTTGAAAAACGAAGAACAAATATGGGTAGGCTGCGCACTTGAGAAATATGGCGGCTTGACCACGAAGCAATCATCCCTCATCAAGCAGATGAGCAAGGAAGGGACACTAACGGAAAGCGCGATTGAAGCAATCATGCGTACCGAGCAGCCGTTGGATATGAAGGTGACGCTCAGAGGGCAGACGTTGCAGAAGTATTTTCCAAAGGACTATACCCCCAAACAGATGCAGGAGGTCATTATAAAATTACTGGAGGGGTGGAAAAAGGAACATCAACGGGACGATATCAAGCTCGTCCGGTGA